From Drosophila ananassae strain 14024-0371.13 chromosome Y unlocalized genomic scaffold, ASM1763931v2 tig00000111, whole genome shotgun sequence, one genomic window encodes:
- the LOC116655258 gene encoding uncharacterized protein LOC116655258 isoform X3: MENLLKKRNGVVVQITKMVILLVETLPLPVPHKFKIRICLMRVDLLRIATGTAEEIRIVTIFRDRIKIIQIRRKKTE, encoded by the coding sequence ATGGAGAACCTGCTGAAAAAAAGGAACGGTGTGGTGGTCCAAATAACCAAAATGGTGATTTTGCTGGTGGAGACGCTGCCTCTGCCGGTTCCACacaaattcaaaataagaATTTGCCTAATGAGAGTGGATCTGCTGCGAATCGCAACCGGAACCGCGGAGGAAATTAGAATCGTCACAATTTTCAGGGACAGAATCAAAATAATCCAAAT
- the LOC123258219 gene encoding uncharacterized protein LOC123258219, which yields MTSFGATHIIQDNFVPTFKIQGQFYHLLGTLLPLPDADHQFLQIYFMGNSDAEINKRCAHNPTVKRIIVQQLQMFLHQNNNLVNMIKIALDRMPFDSHNTGRLAVKRLINNVFEATIIEGKYKGEDALIPRIPMIPTDIPFDFKRLKFPVRLDFAMTINKSQGQSLEVCGINLEFPCFAHGQLDVACSRVGKPVLFNFWD from the exons ATGACATCATTTGGTGCTACACATATTATACAAGACAATTTCGTgcccacttttaag ATACAAGGACAATTTTATCACTTACTGGGAACTCTGTTACCACTACCTGATGCAGATcatcaatttttacaaatttattttatgggcaatTCAGATGCGGAAATTAATAAACGTTGTGCTCACAATCCAACAGTGAAGAGAATCATTgtccaacaattacaaatgtttcTTCATCAGAATAACAATTTAGTAAACATGATCAAAATAGCATTGGATCGGATGCCATTTGATAGCCATAATACTGGAAGACTGGCTGTGAAAAGACTGATAAATAACGTCTTTGAGGCGACAATTATAGAAGGAAAATACAAAGGAGAGGATGCCTTGATCCCGCGGATACCGATGATTCCAACGGACATACCATTCGATTTTAAACGCTTAAAATTTCCAGTACGTCTGGATTTTGCGATGACCATAAATAAATCGCAAGGACAATCGTTAGAAGTTTGTGGAATCAACTTGGAGTTTCCCTGCTTCGCGCATGGACAATTAGACGTCGCGTGTTCGCGCGTGGGAAAACC ggtactctttaatttttgggattga